One Methanolobus sp. WCC4 DNA segment encodes these proteins:
- a CDS encoding AI-2E family transporter, whose translation MVTTGKDGISRIIDAKWQIASFAAISLLFILFVYILFPLADGVVLGLVFAYIARPISRKLARLGRLGSVIATMCIVVPVIFIIGSGMVEILRQIVWVIENQAYVLNSAFDIFRSIDIPARYSADVQQMIWNVSTSFFPILSQIGVVSYARNFMMFGINLLLAVFLCYFLLADGEHLYNAVIRIVPEEYECAFKRFLLNLDVILQGVFVGNASAALIVSVLSLIVFYAFGFTHILALAALIFVASVIPMFAGYMVLVVLSIYRYIDQGLESAVVFFVVSSIVIYAPPELVLRPYLASIKSQIHPFLILIAFLGGAFVGGVAGFFLAPIVLGAIVAAYRVHTGDNGVICSQVDASLCDEGTAHEEAM comes from the coding sequence ATGGTCACTACAGGAAAAGATGGTATATCACGCATTATCGATGCAAAATGGCAAATAGCATCCTTTGCTGCGATCTCTCTCCTTTTCATATTGTTCGTCTACATACTTTTCCCGCTTGCTGATGGCGTGGTTCTGGGACTTGTTTTTGCATACATTGCCCGCCCTATCTCCAGAAAACTGGCCCGTTTGGGCCGTCTGGGGTCGGTAATAGCCACAATGTGTATCGTTGTCCCTGTTATCTTTATCATAGGATCTGGAATGGTGGAGATACTCCGACAGATAGTCTGGGTCATTGAGAACCAGGCATATGTACTCAATTCAGCTTTCGATATTTTCAGGTCCATAGATATTCCTGCAAGATATAGTGCTGATGTACAGCAGATGATATGGAATGTATCCACATCCTTCTTCCCTATACTGAGCCAGATCGGTGTGGTATCATATGCCCGCAATTTCATGATGTTCGGTATTAACCTGCTGCTGGCTGTCTTCCTTTGCTATTTCCTGCTGGCGGACGGTGAGCACCTTTACAATGCTGTGATAAGGATTGTTCCTGAGGAGTACGAATGTGCGTTCAAACGCTTCCTGTTAAATCTTGACGTTATACTGCAGGGTGTTTTCGTGGGCAATGCTTCAGCTGCGTTAATAGTAAGTGTCCTTTCACTGATAGTATTCTATGCATTCGGTTTCACACATATCCTTGCACTGGCAGCCCTGATATTCGTGGCATCTGTCATACCCATGTTCGCCGGATATATGGTGCTGGTCGTATTGTCAATATACCGCTACATCGATCAGGGACTTGAAAGTGCAGTAGTGTTCTTCGTTGTGTCCTCGATAGTAATCTATGCTCCGCCCGAACTCGTCCTGCGCCCTTACCTTGCGAGTATCAAATCCCAGATACATCCCTTCCTTATCCTCATTGCATTCCTTGGCGGTGCCTTTGTAGGTGGGGTTGCCGGATTCTTCCTGGCTCCAATAGTACTTGGTGCCATAGTTGCGGCATACAGGGTCCATACCGGGGACAATGGAGTTATCTGTTCCCAGGTGGATGCCTCTCTCTGTGATGAAGGAACAGCTCATGAAGAGGCCATGTAA